A stretch of Pomacea canaliculata isolate SZHN2017 linkage group LG6, ASM307304v1, whole genome shotgun sequence DNA encodes these proteins:
- the LOC112566081 gene encoding LOW QUALITY PROTEIN: uncharacterized protein LOC112566081 (The sequence of the model RefSeq protein was modified relative to this genomic sequence to represent the inferred CDS: deleted 2 bases in 1 codon) — translation TADAARSSIRSGDRSSCPRAETPSYSSSRVQRASRLNSIEQARLQHQLHLLEKAYVHQARLTNQDIRLTSLALEYIQACSGHSPEGRGPVSPQGGEDTTQQEDPCFLYGERVMSRKVRRMARPQSAVDRPIDRRNQSSDISSSASVDDSAGVRVSLPPRPQSSPAKGRAWAWSSGEETTDGSIGSEVDLDRPQSRASTSGASRPPTPGRGRHYFHCPTPGRVTPHQAWEDDTDDVTRKLLKAQKQQQQQEAQGQFLHSRDSRRMRFQTFGNISRNRLSHLPSSLTSPVSSGRQGSITLPPDTPSGPTMEDRKPVSPKERRARSGSAVLGRKAGVADIMNQPRGTLSAAAWRRHLANTQTASRSSESQNQILMEARKGREKEKQDLMQQKVESFIGQINLW, via the exons ACAGCTGACGCTGCTCGGTCCTCGATCCGGTCCGGTGACCGCTCGTCATGCCCTCGCGCGGAGACACCCAGCTACAGCTCCTCCCGCGTGCAGCGGGCCTCTCGCCTCAACTCTATTGAGCAGGCGCGCCTGCAGCACCAGCTGCACCTGCTGGAGAAGGCCTACGTGCACCAGGCTCGGCTCACCAATCAAGACATCCGCCTCACCTCCCTGGCTCTCGAGTACATTCAG GCGTGCAGTGGACACAGTCCGGAAGGTCGGGGACCTGTAAGTCCGCAAGGAGGTGAAGACACGACCCAGCAGGAAGACCCTTGCTTCTTGTACGGAGAGCGAGTAATGAGTCGCAAGGTGCGCCGCATGGCTCGTCCCCAGTCCGCCGTCGACAGGCCCATTGACCGCCGCAACCAGTCATCTGACATCTCCTCCAGCGCCTCGGTCGACGACAGTGCCGGCGTGCGAGTCAGTCTTCCTCCGCGTCCGCAAAGTAGCCCCGCCAAGGGGCGTGCGTGGGCCTGGTCGAGCGGCGAGGAGACTACGGACGGCAGCATCGGGTCAGAGGTCGACCTCGATCGGCCTCAGAGTCGCGCCTCTACGTCAGGTGCCAGCAGGCCCCCAACGCCGGGTAGAGGACGGCACTATTTTCACTG TCCCACCCCTGGGAGAGTCACTCCGCACCAAGCTTGGGAGGACGACACAGACGATGTGACCCGCAAACTGCTGAAGGcccagaaacaacaacagcaacaagaagcTCAGGGACAGTTTCTACACTCGAGAGACTCTCGACGTATGCGGTTTCAGACATTTGGGAATATTTCCCGTAATCGGCTCTCGCACTTGCCATCGTCTTTGACATCTCCAGTCTCGTCTGGCCGACAAGGAAGCATCACACTGCCACCCGACACGCCCTCGGGACCTACGATGGAAGATCGGAAACCAGTCTCTCCAAAAGAGAGGCGTGCCCGGTCCGGAAGCGCAGTTCTGGGAAGAAAAGCTGGTGTGGCGGACATCATGAACCAGCCACGGGGGACCTTGTCTGCAGCGGCCTGGCGACGGCATCTCGCCAATACCCAAACTGCCTCGAGGTCTTCCGAATCCCAGAACCAGATCCTCATGGAGGCACGcaaagggagggagaaggaaaaGCAAGACCTCATGCAGCAGAAAGTGGAATCTTTCATTGGCCAAATTAACTTATGGTGA
- the LOC112565677 gene encoding SAM and SH3 domain-containing protein 3-like, translating into MLSSAPGPQCQPDRMHPKHQLSTFFEGSVLFTYLHIPLQASPFAAANYQFQIPPSAPSRDQPHKMTTFGHVETLKERLTGKSSSSHQPKTSSQTSLLSSSSEQSMDCNLQLLPIKSDVLTTINQDGSGDGAGSSSNMSLGSDYSATPGSKTEEKPGKTGKSEFRTGAPRPPLLRQTSASAVTSALYNSAAHAGAFIGLARAKIDFTPPEGDTDSLVYKKGDIIHIMATTPGGHGRGAMRGNVGGFLLTNVELLGMPQYKPHLGRRKNTCKPKPRSVEELMTRIGLEHLAKVFIDNGFDTLEIFSEIDEGDLTTLGVTQPEQRAKLLTAAELLLDSDSADTSDGQGQSGERSGSRNANSDSPSSLSPTAGPPGESPSAKTVSASRDSGCYASSEQLKKMPAGHHGGVSPGTSAVVGPTRLNSRGANGETKCLCVHCGKPKLQGQVSATGRGVVSGGDGEKSDRELSAEDQEVFSITAGSQPQALQFP; encoded by the exons ATGCTATCGTCAGCGCCGGGTCCACAGTGTCAGCCAGATAGAATGCACCCAAAACACCAGCTCTCCACATTTTTCGAGGGCTCTGTCCTGTTCACCTACTTGCACATCCCACTGCAGGCCTCACCATTTGCAGCAGCCAACTATCAATTTCAGATTCCACCCTCAGCACCATCTCGGGACCAACCCCATAAGATGACCACCTTTGGACACGTGGAAACTCTTAAGGAGAGACTGACTGGGAAGTCTTCCTCCTCACACCAACCCAAGACATCATCACAGACATCGCTGCTGTCCTCCAGTTCTGAGCAGTCAATGGACTGCAATCTGCAGCTCCTGCCCATAAAGTCTGATGTCTTGACAACTATAAATCAAGATGGCAGTGGTGATGGAGCTGGAAGCAGTTCCAATATGTCTCTTGGCTCAGATTATTCAGCGACACCAGGTTCCAAGACTGAAGAAAAACCTGGGAAGACAGGCAAG TCTGAGTTCCGAACGGGAGCACCAAGACCTCCACTGCTGCGCCAAACATCTGCTAGTGCTGTTACTTCAG CTTTGTATAACTCAGCAGCACATGCTGGAGCCTTCATTGGGCTTGCTCGTGCTAAAATAGATTTCACACCACCAGAGGGCGACACAGACTCTCTAGTATACAAG AAAGGGGACATAATCCACATAATGGCAACGACACCAGGAGGTCATGGCCGAGGAGCAATGCGAGGCAATGTTGGAGGATTTCTGCTGACCAATGTAGAACTGCTGGGCATGCCGCAGTATAAGCCTCACCTGGGACGCAGAAAAAATACCTGTAAACCAAAACCTCGCTCAGTGGAAGAATTAATGACGCGCATTGGACTAGAG CACCTGGCCAAGGTGTTCATTGACAATGGGTTTGACACTCTTGAGATCTTCTCAGAAATAGACGAAGGAGATTTAACGACCTTAGGTGTTACACAGCCAGAACAACGAGCCAAGCTTCTGACAGCTGCAGAACTTTTGCTGGACTCTGATT CTGCAGACACATCTGATGGTCAAGGACAGAGTGGTGAGCGATCTGGCTCAAGGAATGCTAACTCGGACTCACCTTCAAGTCTTTCTCCAACTGCTGGTCCCCCTGGAGAGAGCCCTTCTGCAAAGACAGTCAGTGCAAGTCGGGATTCAGGTTGCTATGCTAGCAGTGAGCAGCTCAAAAAAATGCCTGCGGGCCATCATGGGGGAGTGTCTCCTGGCACCTCAGCAGTAGTGGGACCTACCAGATTAAACTCCAGGGGTGCTAATGGAGAaacaaagtgtttgtgtgtacattgtgGAAAGCCCAAGCTGCAAGGTCAGGTCAGTGCTACTGGAAGGGGGGTTGTTTCaggtggggatggagagaagagTGACAGGGAACTGAGCGCAGAAGACCAGGAGGTGTTTTCAATCACGGCTGGGTCACAGCCACAGGCACTGCAGTTCCCGTGA